TCCATGATTCCTGAGCCGCGAGAGCGATGAGTAATCTCACCGACTCCATCTTTGCAATGAGAACGAACACTTCTTTGAAGTCCATACTTTCCTCTTGCACATACTCTTTGGCCACAAACCTCACTTTGTGCTTCATGCACCCTTCAACATCTTTCCTGACCTTAAATTGCCACTTGAGCTCTATCGCCTTTTCATTGTTGGAAAGATCCACAAGCTCCCATGTATTATTGTCATGGATCGACCCCAACTCTTCTTTCATAGCATGACACTATCGCCCACTCCCGTTCATCATTACCGGGTCAATCGTCCGAAGAGTATTCCTCAGATATGGGTGTAACACCGGCTGTAGATGTTTGGGTGTAGGTGGTGTCCTTTCCTCCACATGCGTTGTCGACGTCCCTGCTGGACTGTTCGGCAACACCGCAGCTGTAAATGAGCTCTTGCCCACACACAGGCCACCAGGCGAAACCCCATGCAGGCCACCAGGCAATGGGCCTTGCCCATCACCACCCGCGTTTTGGCTTCTGTCCTGGTCCAGCTCCTCTTCTGACCCGTCACATAGGTCTGTGTCCACAATACTGCTAGATAGACTAGCTCCCTGGTTCGCTTCTCTCCCATCTGAAGACTCCACTTTTGGTCCATCTTTTCTTTCTGGACCGTGCCCACTTTCTAGCCCACATATTAGACTTTCACATAGTAGTGACTTTCCTCCTGGTAGAGCTGTTGTACATGTCTTGTACGTGGTGTTCCTGCCTTGGGTTGCTGTTGTGCTACTACCATCGCCAGCAACTGGGCTGCCATGCGTGCTTGCTGAGAGTGACGCGGTGTGTGACACGATGCCTACGCTCACCACGCTATCTGACACGGTGTACACGACGCCGCTCCTTGTCGTGTCTGCCGCCATGTGCGCGCAATGCTCTCCTGGTCCGAGCGTAGTTCGTCCTGCGTCTCGCCTCGCCTGGCAATCTTTTGAACTGCTCTTTCGGTCGCAGCTAACCTCTTTTGGACGCACCACACAAAGACTACCTCTCCATGGTCGTGCACATGCAGCGATCGCTGCATCCGATCCAGCGAAGTTAGCACTTAAGCCCGTAATTTCGACATAATCTTTGAAATCACCACCCATGTCCGTAGCGTCGACACGAGTTTCCGAACCATAATCTTGAGAGCAAACTTTTTCTTCACGGAGCACGACTGTTTCTTTAGCCGACGCTTGAAGAACTGGATCCTTCGTATCCACGAGTTCGCACATCAACATCATGTCACTATCATCTTCTTGCTGGGCTATGAGC
This region of Triticum aestivum cultivar Chinese Spring chromosome 2D, IWGSC CS RefSeq v2.1, whole genome shotgun sequence genomic DNA includes:
- the LOC123055317 gene encoding uncharacterized protein, producing MADDKKNKQLAEYSGAAKVFAAPASSSYPRFDRENFGVWKALMECGLRANELWDAVDPGGDAFKKEGAEHRKDRQAASAIYSVMPMDVLQHLIAKATAKEVWDTLKLMFEGHTRVKQANLQTLLRNYETLVMGDDESVDAFASRVATLVNRIRALGENLTEASVVRRFLRAAPPRYLQIVTAIEQCVDLATLSIDDLVGRYKAHDERMRYSLGDGRNDELVMLTKAQWIALKKQGGSTSSSKKKGKQRSARKNFADSDDDSDDEAAPPPRRKFDIRKVRCYNCGLLGHFKADCEEAPKQKALIAQQEDDSDMMLMCELVDTKDPVLQASAKETVVLREEKVCSQDYGSETRVDATDMGGDFKDYVEITGLSANFAGSDAAIAACARPWRGSLCVVRPKEVSCDRKSSSKDCQARRDAGRTTLGPGEHCAHMAADTTRSGVVYTVSDSVVSVGIVSHTASLSASTHGSPVAGDGSSTTATQGRNTTYKTCTTALPGGKSLLCESLICGLESGHGPERKDGPKVESSDGREANQGASLSSSIVDTDLCDGSEEELDQDRSQNAGGDGQGPLPGGLHGVSPGGLCVGKSSFTAAVLPNSPAGTSTTHVEERTPPTPKHLQPVLHPYLRNTLRTIDPVMMNGSGR